One Triticum dicoccoides isolate Atlit2015 ecotype Zavitan chromosome 3B, WEW_v2.0, whole genome shotgun sequence genomic window, ACTGGGTCTGAAAGCGGGAGAGTCTCCCAGAAATTGTCTGGGACGTTCCAAAAGTTACCGCCGAACTCAGACGGGCAGAAGCGCGCCGTCGGCGCGCCCACATCGACCGTTTCGTGGTGGTCGGTTGCGACCCAGCTCAGCTCGGGGTAAGGGAAGCTCGTCTGCGTGTACTCGTCTCCGACGGTGGAGCTGGCGTGGCTCGTCGACGCCGACGCCGACACGGACGTTGTCGCCTCGCTCGCGGGTTGCGCTGGAAGCTGGTTCTGGTGCGGTGCCTTCTTGTGTACCCTGGTCCTCCAGTAGTTCTTGACCTCGTTGTCGGTCCGGCCGGGGAGGTGCTTGGCGATCTCGGCCCACTTGTTCCCCAACCTCGAGTGGAGCTCCCGGATGACCATGTCCTCCTCCGGCGATATGCTGCCGCGCCGCAGTCCCGGCCTGAGGTAGTTGAGCCACCGCAGCCTGCA contains:
- the LOC119281344 gene encoding transcription factor MYB21-like — translated: MARMMCGRAGEPAVRKGPWTLEEDLILVGYISQHGEGSWDNLARSAGLNRNGKSCRLRWLNYLRPGLRRGSISPEEDMVIRELHSRLGNKWAEIAKHLPGRTDNEVKNYWRTRVHKKAPHQNQLPAQPASEATTSVSASASTSHASSTVGDEYTQTSFPYPELSWVATDHHETVDVGAPTARFCPSEFGGNFWNVPDNFWETLPLSDPVYEAL